The sequence TCGTGGAAAGCCACAAACAAGTTGGACAGCCCTATTTGACTTGAGGTTATCTGTGAACTCCACATGTTATATCTGGTCGTAACTTGACATCTGCAATTACAGATTTCTTTACGCTTTATAAGTATGTGCTGATGGAAAATTTGAGCATAGCATTGCATACATCGACAGCAGTGCCTGAAATAATATGAACTACAATCCTACTTTACTGAGATGAGAGGAAGAAACAATCTATAGGATGGCAGATATGAGTCGTGACTAGATTTAACAGTTTTTAACTGAGGAGAGAAACAATCTCTAAATTTGACGGCTGTAAGAAACTGCAACAAAATTATAGCTAAACCTAACAATCAAGGAATTCCAGGTGCAATCGAAGAAAATTCCTAACTAGTCGTGAAAATTGTATAAGATGAGCAATGAAAAGTAGAAACAAGATTAGGATcatgaagcaagaagaaaagggCAATGCTTGGTCATGCCAATGCTTGACATGATTGTATGAAAGTGAATGATAAGCAGAAATAACCACAATCTCATGATGAAATTGGCTAATTTCATAATTCAGAAACCTGTCATCTACTCTATTATTCTAGTCTCTCGGATGATATAGAACAAGGAACAATGAGAAACTTTACATTGCTAGACATGTAAGGCCGGGCCCCTCTGGCCCAGCCTATGGATGAACCAGGCTTAGTCCAAGCCTaagagatagaaaaaaaaaaaaaaaagaaaagagagagagaatgggaaCAAAATTCCCCTCTCTGAGTTAGAATAGGAGGCTGACTTCGTCTCCTCTTCGACTCCATCAAAGGATAGGAAATTCTAGCCATCATATCTATTTAAGCAAACCCTACCCCTCCTTCAAGCCTCACCGTTGATCACCCCAAGTTCACCGATGGTAAACCTAGTAGAAGATTCTAAACAGTTGGTTTTCActatatgatttttattttaatattatatttagtcCTATAGGGGAACAATCTTCTAGAGAGGAGAACATCGAGCAAGGTTTTTGACATCATTGTTCTTAAATCAAGGTGTGGATTAAGTTGAGTTTGTCATAAGTAGAGgtaaaaaattttaaacattAAAAAACTATTTTACGCATCGATAATTTTACTGTGTGTGATTTATGATAACTGCTCATTATATACTTATCTATTAAGCATATATAgcttttttatgaatttatgcatcatatattaatgatcatgATTTGTGTGAACTTTGATACTTGTGTGCATCAAATTTCGTAAGATAATATTATCTTGAGTTATATTTACATAACAAGCATATAATTGAATTATATATCTTAGTAATGAATTGTAGTACTCTAAACTAGCCACATTGTTGATGCCTCACTATAGGCTGGAAATATAGTACTTGTTAATAACCTACTACGAGCGTCTGATTTATTAGTTAGGTAGCTGATTTTCCAATACTATTTGAATCTTTATAATTGAGTAAACTTATGATTAAATTCTATGATTGATTTAGTTATGTTGGTGCTATTGAAAATTTTGTTCAACCTATAAGCATCGTGTGATTTTTAGCGCATCGCTCTAGAATTCATACCGCCCTATGAACTCACGTCATGTGCCCTGCACAGGGACGTGCAAAAGAGATGAAAATATCATAAACTCTGAAACTACTCCAACGACGATTTCAGGCAGAGTAAAGCCATTTATTTTTGCCACTGCGACTTTGACATCGCATCGACATCCCCAAATTTCAGCGAGTACAAGTTAAGTGCTTGGCAGCAGAACAGAATTTGGAAATGACGCTGACCCATTATTTGGAGCGCCCTTCAGATTCAGAATAGCAGCGACCAAGTTGTATACCTCGACATTCTTAAACGATGGAATTTTTCGACCCCTTTCAAATCGCGGTCCACGAGCTACGAATATGGTCCTCATTGAAAACAATGAGTTGTCGTATCCATGAGCTCCTCCACATTCATAGAATTCCGATGTTCTGTTCTGTACGACGGTGTACGCCTCGCCCAAGATCCCAATGATTGGTGGAATCCTCGAACTCGCAGAATAATGGAGCCTTTCAGGTAAATCCTCCTTGAGAAACATTCTCAGATACTGCCCTTTCTCGACCTTCCCTGAACTCAACCCTTCGTTCATTTTGGCCACCACCTCGGACGAAGAAACCTCGGCCGGAGGTCGGATCGACAGCAATGGGCTGTAGGACAGTACCCAACTCTCTGGAATTTGAACCCATGGAGCCAAATCATCCAGAAAGATGGTCTTTTCCCGGCAGGTGCCGACCATTCCGTGATCGCCAAGGAGAATCATAGTGACATCGTCAAAGATCCCTCTTTTTTCGAGGCCGGCGATCAATCTTCCGACCATTCGATCGACTCGAGCTACTCCCCTGGTGACCTCCGGATCGTCAGGGCCAAATTCGTGGCCCTGGAGATCAGGTTCCTCGAAATAGAGCATCATGAGTGCAGGGATCTCATCGCCAGGGAGATCGAAGTACCCCAAAATAGTATCAACTCGTTGCTCGAACGGCACCGAGCTGTTGTATTTTGGGCAGAATTTAGGAGGGCAGGTCCAGGGGCCTTTGATTACCTCGGAGCCAGGCCAGAAGTAGGTGGCTGCGGCGAAGCCCTGGCCGGCGGCGGTCTGCCAGAGGGGCTCCCCGAGCCACCAGTGGGGCTCGTGGCTCGCGGTGCTGAACCAGTCGCCGGTGTCCGGGTCGGGGAAGTAGTTGTTGATGATGCCGTGGTAGGGCGGGTAGAGGCCGGTGGCGATGGAGTAGTGGTTGGGGAAGGTGAGGGAGGGGAAGACCGGGATGAGGCCCTCCTCCGCCTCGGTTCCGCCGGCGATGAGGCGGCGGATGCTGGGGGTCTGGGTCTTGAACTGGTACCCGAAGCGGAAGCCGTCGGCGGAGATGATCATGACGACGGGTTGGGAGAGCTTGGCCAGGGGCCGGGCGGTGGGGGCGGAGGCGGATCGGTAGCGGGCGGCGGAGGCGACGGCGACGCCGAGGAGGGCGAGGAGGACGACACAGGAGCAGAAGAGGGTGGTGTAGTATCTCCTGGGCTGCCAAGTGGAACGAAGGAGAGGTTTCGAGGGGTCTTCTCTCAGATGTGAAGTGGAGGAAGGGGAACCCATCACGTTCAGCTCTCTCACACTCTCTAAAGGCCACAACTAAAGAGTCACGAGGAGAAGTCCCTTCCCCTTTGGTTCCTTTTAAGCCTTCCTTGCTCTGATGCAACGGCAAagcggaaaaaaataaaaaagaaaaggtggagattttttgagaagaagaaaaggtcgGACACCTGGAAATTATTTAAAGCCATAAATTTCGGAAGTGGTTGCCACGTAGCTTTCTTCCtcgctttctttctctttctttctttttttttttttttttgattttttagtgACAATAGGCGATAGTATTCCACCTAAATAGTAGACACACGTGATAAGTTACtgagtttaattttttttaaataactaAAGTAGCACTAATGTAGTGTTGAATGCACGCAGTTTGGGCTTTgaaccggggggggggggggttgtggCTGCCTCAAAGGTCCATTGGAAGAGAGCATGCATGGAATGGTTGGGAAGCACTCGTGGCCTCCCGTCTTCTTAGGATTTGTTTGCTtcaccaaacaaaaaaaaaaaaaaaaaaatagtctcgatagaaaaataaaaaaaacttcttATTTGATTggcttattgaaaaaaaaaagaagcatttttataataataaaatttacatattttataaaaacgaaaaaaaatcataagaaaCATTAAAAAGCTACTTTTCCACCGATTgaaaattgatatttttttaattaaaagtataataaatatttcaGATAACTTACTCAAGAAGGTAGATGTTTAATCAAACATAAGCTCTTCTGaaatgtattatttttttatgaccatttaaatatgttaaaactattttttcaggCATCATATTTCTAGTTGGGtgagaaaaaaattttcttgtgaactaaagaaatttttatttttttgctattGAGGAGGCCTCCCAGATTTGGTAAGGATCTCGTTATTTTAAATTAAGGAGGGTCCCGCGCATGCAACTATTTGTGACTGTGTATACACGACAATGTTTTATCTTTTTCTCCCTGTTCTCGTGCAAGCAAGGAATATCGCCGTTattgtctcttttttttatagacGCATGTGCCATGTGCAGACTAATTAAATGGATTAGGTTACTAGTAGCCTTATGCGTCCATAAAAATTTCTGCCATATGCCCGTGATACATCCATCCATACTTTTGATGAACCAACCTCTAATATATTACTGAAATCTACACCCCTTTTCATGGGCATGTCTAAATTCCGCATGCTCTTATGGATATGAGATTCATATGCACTAGCTTCCATGATTTAATGAATAATTGGATACGAATACCGATACTCATAACAAAAGGATGGAATAGTCAAAGTTTATGTAACATATTCCTGAGAAAAGAATCGAATGGAATTgatctcctttgaatcaacaacTCAACCATCCATTGAGTCAATCACCAATAGATCATGCAGCCACACGGTGCCCTATCGAAAAAAATGGCACGAAGCAAAAATTCTTTGTTTAATTATCGTTGATTAAATTTTATCATTGAATACCCCTAGGTATATGCTGGGGTGTAATTAGTTTTTGCACCAAGATAGATGGTTTATCGTAGGCTTTAGTGCTTGTTTAGATGATTGCGTTGAAAACTCTATCGACTTCATGAATTGAACaaatacaaccagcaaaatcttaGAATTATAGGCTAGGCTAGATCTATATTATAAATATTCAGCTTGAAACCCTACGATCTTACTGATTATACCGATCCGATCCACGAATTAAGATATTTAATCTAATTATCCAAACAGACTCTTTATATCTATTTTATTCTAATGGATCATGAAAATCACATTATGAGAATGGATCGTTGTGCAGTGGTTGCATAAAGCATTATTCTTTCTCATTTTcctttcataaaaataaaagagagtGAATATGAATCCCCTTGTCCAAGGCCACACTTAACTATCAAGTGGGGCTGTGCAAACGCGCATGCACGTTGGGCTGCTATGATAATAATGagaccccttttttttattgttaaatGCTGAAAACGCGCTCCTCACTTCTGATAAGGATTCAAATTCTCGTGTTTTAAAACGTGACTAGCTATAGAGAGACAGCATGAGAGCGACAATTGGGTCagtcaaataaataattaatatttgaaTTTGGGCGGGTGAATTGAGTTGAAATTTTTTGTGTCGATCGCATTACTTAACGTGATCTATCGGGAGGTTCCATGAGTACTGATAATTAGTTGGGTGTCAAGTGGGTGTGATAACCAAGTACTCGTAACATTTTCTCATCAAAGGAAACTAGTAGAATTGGTACGCTCTTAATTGGCAGCTCAACCAATCCCTCATCTTGCCGAGTCCAGGGTTAGAGCCAAGACCAACCACAGATTCTTTGACACCCACTCTATGTCTCTATCAAGGTATGTTGTTGTGTGCATGCATACTTGGATAGCTGCCACGTTGTGAGAGCATTAGAGGCTTTGATAAATGATTAGATAAATAAACCATGAGGGACCCTGCTGCGATGCGTCCTTAAAACTCGCAGGGCAAGCTAAGCGCAGATTATGATAACAATGATGGCTAAGTTAGGTACTACTATGAaataaaaggacaaaatattacCTGATGCATTCAAATATGTTGTGACCCTAGTTGAAGGACATTTTTGGTAGAGGACAAtggcttcccttttttttttctttatctagTAGAGAccttttaaaagaagaaattatTAGTTGGGCCGTGTCTACCACGATCTACCCGAAGGACATTTTTAGTAGAGGACAATGGCTTCCCTTCTCTCCTTTCCCAGTAGAGACCTTTTAACAGAAGAAATTATTAGTTGGACCTGGTCTACCACGGTCTACTAGCTCAATGGTAGACCCGGCCAATGATTGACCACTATACCATCCATTCTACCCCTTCAGCCAATGCTCATTTTCCCTTCCATTCTCGAAACCTCAGGCCCAACCCTAACCTAACCCTAATCCTAAACCTCCTTCCCCcagtccccctcctcctcccccatCGCGGCCTCCACCACCGCCCACAACCACCCAGCCACTGCCACCACCACGTCTTTGGGTGGTTGGCCGCTTCTCTCTTGAGGGTGAGTGGTGCCTTCTCCAATGCATCCGCCATCCTGCTCAATTTTGAAGAACTTTTTGATAAAGGAGAGGGTGGTGGTATCCTTGGGTGGATCTACTAGGCCAGCATGAAGCAAGCGCCCAAGTCTTTTAGAGCTCGTTGATGGCCTCAGGGATATAAGCCGAAGAGGGCAAGTATATCCTTGGCAGAGGAGGGGGCAGCAGTAGCAAAGAAggcaaaagaaaggaaggagaggaggatgctacagaagaggagaacCAATGGGTATATGGGGGagactttgaagagcttggtggCGGGTGAGAGGAGGGCGGAGGAGGTGGCGGCAGTGGTGGGCAGCGGTGAAGGAGGAGGACGCCAttcaaaacaagaagagagggaagaggggaggctagggctgttaacgagccgagccgagcccaagCCTCCTCGGGtccggctcggctcgtttcacaaaATCCCAGActtaggctcgggctcggtaccgagccctatATTGAGCTCGAGCTCGGGTTTGCTTGGCACAGCCCGGCTCGGGtttgagctcgtaaagctcgtttgcCCAAGTCTAAGCCCGAGCGCGagaccgagcccgagcccgagcccaccCAATCTCCATCCCCATCCCCGACTCTGAGCTCGGTTCGTTGCCGGAGAgaagaatgaagaaaagaaagaaagaaagaaagaaagaaaagaaaagagaagaaagaaggaagaaagaaagaaaaaagaaaagagaaaaaagaactcACCGGTTCGTCATCGCATGCGGTGGCCACCGGCTTCGCCGGCACGAGTGTCGGCTGCAGGCAcgcgccgcgggctcggccgtGGGCGCCGCCGGCCATGGCCCGACCCTCCCGTGCGAGGGACTCCTCCCCTGATTCGCCGGTGGAGGAAGGcttctcctcccctcctctGTCGCCGATGGAGGAGTTgacaaagagaagaaaagaaagagggagaaacggagaagaaagaggggccTCGCTGGTGCTGGAAGGTTCTGGAGAAaccgagaagaaaggagaagaaaagaaaaagaaagaggaggaggagggaatggGTTAACAGGTTGGGTTCGGTTTAACAGGTTGGGTTCGAACCCAAACCAATCCAATCcgatttaaagaaattaaatggatttgggTTAGCTTGGGTTGGGTCTGATCTAAATCCAACTGGGTTCAATTATATTGGGATTTAAATTGATTaagtcaaataaaatttaattgggtTGAATCCAAGTTTAATTGAgacccaattaaattgttaactGGACTGAGCCCTCATTTGGGCTCGCGAGCTGCtcgagctcgagctcgggctcgggctcagatttaaacgggccttattttgggctcgagctcgggctcgtttgactaatgaGCTGAGCTCGAGCCAGGCTTTTACCGAACTGGGCTCGAGTCGAGCCTGAGCAGCTTGGCCTGTTAATAGCCTTAGGGGAGGCAAAGGACACTAATAAATCCAATCAAAATCAGGCAGAGAAGAGGGCTTAGGAGGATGCCAATGGCATATAGAGGAATGGAGGGGCTACTCGGCGAGGGAAATAGAGAGGCGAGCATGGgttccctccttttttttttctttctttaatagGATATGTGGTGTTTTTTGATTTGCCAGATCTACTGCTGAGCTGGTAGACCCAATTCAATTGATAATTTCTCCTTGAAAAGGGCACTAATCACAAAAAGAggttgttgtggttcaaatttggccggAGAGTGACCATGCCGGTGGAGTCAAGGGAGCCATCGGAGGTTGGAAGGAGAAGACGGAAGCCACCTCCTGCGTGATGGCCgtggacctgcacaaagcctcaccggtgtttccggTGAGGCCCCTCCgatgatcaagttagagtggggtaAATTTGGTTCAGCCAAAAGTCTCTTAGAAGTAacctgaccgagctatttatagtctcGGTGGAGTGGCCCAAGTGGCAGAGGTACTATCAGCCCTCATCACGAGGGGGCATGGCTCTGAGCCGGATAGCACGCAGCTTAGGCTGGCTGGTGATGTGCAGTACTGTCCGATCTTGAGAACGGTAGGGTGTTGACAGTCACGGCAAggtatggccggagtagtcaAGGTACCGTCTGACTGTTGAAGGCCGGTTATGGAGACATGACACGGTAGTATTGTAAAGAACTgataagagcacaaaagtgcgacctacatgttactaaaattagtgttattgctaactaataatgataaattcactagattaatattatatttgggtttaacatagattagtataaattagagataaaatgcacattgagtacaaatttgacttcaaatcgggtccgagtcgggttcgggtccgaatcgggtccatttcttttgtacttttggaaaataattttgggcaaatctaaattggccatgtcataactataaggtgctgggtgacccatgacttgaaagacttgcaactgacctctagtcagaacagatgacccgtgacgaacttagtccgtctgtctacaagccaaatttcatatcacattattttattcatatgactaattggatggaAATGGTATCTCCCAGACCTTCCtccaaatccaat is a genomic window of Phoenix dactylifera cultivar Barhee BC4 chromosome 4, palm_55x_up_171113_PBpolish2nd_filt_p, whole genome shotgun sequence containing:
- the LOC103712859 gene encoding venom phosphodiesterase 2-like, producing MGSPSSTSHLREDPSKPLLRSTWQPRRYYTTLFCSCVVLLALLGVAVASAARYRSASAPTARPLAKLSQPVVMIISADGFRFGYQFKTQTPSIRRLIAGGTEAEEGLIPVFPSLTFPNHYSIATGLYPPYHGIINNYFPDPDTGDWFSTASHEPHWWLGEPLWQTAAGQGFAAATYFWPGSEVIKGPWTCPPKFCPKYNSSVPFEQRVDTILGYFDLPGDEIPALMMLYFEEPDLQGHEFGPDDPEVTRGVARVDRMVGRLIAGLEKRGIFDDVTMILLGDHGMVGTCREKTIFLDDLAPWVQIPESWVLSYSPLLSIRPPAEVSSSEVVAKMNEGLSSGKVEKGQYLRMFLKEDLPERLHYSASSRIPPIIGILGEAYTVVQNRTSEFYECGGAHGYDNSLFSMRTIFVARGPRFERGRKIPSFKNVEVYNLVAAILNLKGAPNNGSASFPNSVLLPST